In Candidatus Paceibacterota bacterium, a single window of DNA contains:
- a CDS encoding FAD-binding oxidoreductase: protein MKEIIKAFFRGDIADDQETLLKYSHDASLLEVKPTLVLYPKDSYDVQQLVKFVNDNKSAHPELSITGRSAGTDMSGGPLNESLILDFTRYFKREDVDIENLKAIVEPGVFYHDFETVTLPKHISLPVYPASKDLAALGGMVMNNSAGEKTLRYGQIRDFVEEISMVLADGKEYSFKKLSRSELEAKMSQGDFEGDLYKKTYALISKNDEVIRAATPTTSKNSSGYALWRVWDKAKDTFDLSQLFVGSQGTLGILTRAKIRLVKDTPDRKLITVFFKSWDDLPAVVNATLPYGPESMETFDDTTLKLGMRFMPEIARKVHLGLFKFALGFLPEFFIGLRMLGLPKLIVLIELAENDQQTVNKKTVEIMQALKKFPVYARVLEEGQDSDKYWVMRRESFNLLRQHVHGKRTAPFIDDFIIDPAKMPEFLPKLLKILKDNGITANIAGHAGNGNYHIIPLMDFKKESERAKIVPVSEKVYDLIIQYGGSITAEHNDGIIRTPFVEKMFGPEMYQLFVGIKHIFDPLNIFNPGKKVGGTIKYLQDHLIK from the coding sequence ATGAAAGAAATCATCAAAGCCTTTTTTCGGGGAGATATTGCGGATGATCAGGAGACTCTTCTAAAATATAGTCACGATGCTTCGCTTCTCGAAGTCAAGCCAACTTTGGTCTTATACCCAAAAGATTCTTACGACGTTCAGCAGCTGGTCAAGTTTGTAAATGATAACAAGTCAGCTCATCCAGAACTCTCCATCACTGGCCGCTCAGCTGGGACAGATATGAGCGGGGGACCGTTAAATGAGTCACTCATCCTAGACTTCACTCGATATTTTAAACGTGAAGACGTGGATATAGAAAACCTAAAGGCAATCGTTGAGCCTGGGGTTTTTTATCATGACTTTGAGACAGTGACTTTGCCAAAGCATATTTCTTTGCCAGTCTATCCTGCTTCGAAAGATCTGGCTGCTCTTGGGGGGATGGTCATGAATAATTCGGCGGGTGAAAAAACGCTGCGCTATGGGCAGATTCGAGATTTTGTCGAAGAAATATCGATGGTCCTAGCCGATGGCAAGGAGTACAGTTTCAAAAAACTAAGCCGCTCTGAGCTTGAAGCTAAAATGTCGCAGGGGGATTTTGAAGGTGATCTATATAAAAAAACCTATGCGCTTATTTCAAAGAATGATGAAGTCATCCGGGCAGCTACGCCGACTACTTCAAAAAATTCGTCTGGTTACGCTTTGTGGCGGGTATGGGATAAGGCTAAGGATACGTTTGATCTAAGTCAGCTTTTTGTCGGATCTCAAGGGACCCTGGGTATTCTCACCCGCGCCAAAATCCGTTTGGTCAAAGATACTCCGGATCGTAAATTGATCACAGTTTTTTTCAAAAGTTGGGATGACCTGCCTGCTGTAGTCAATGCTACTTTGCCCTATGGACCAGAGAGTATGGAAACTTTCGATGATACCACTCTCAAGCTTGGCATGCGTTTTATGCCCGAAATTGCCCGCAAGGTGCATCTTGGTTTGTTTAAATTTGCTTTAGGTTTTCTTCCGGAGTTTTTTATCGGCTTAAGGATGCTCGGCCTACCAAAACTGATTGTCCTCATCGAGCTGGCCGAAAATGATCAGCAGACAGTAAATAAAAAGACGGTTGAGATTATGCAGGCCCTGAAAAAATTTCCAGTCTATGCTCGAGTGCTCGAAGAGGGTCAAGACTCTGATAAATATTGGGTCATGCGCCGTGAGAGTTTCAATCTTCTTCGTCAGCATGTCCATGGCAAGCGCACGGCACCGTTTATTGATGATTTTATTATTGATCCAGCCAAGATGCCTGAGTTTCTACCTAAACTTCTCAAAATTTTGAAGGATAATGGCATCACAGCCAATATTGCCGGACATGCAGGCAATGGCAACTACCATATTATTCCCTTGATGGATTTTAAAAAGGAATCTGAGAGAGCCAAAATAGTGCCTGTATCCGAAAAAGTGTATGATCTTATTATCCAATATGGTGGTTCGATCACGGCTGAGCACAATGACGGCATTATTCGCACGCCTTTTGTGGAAAAAATGTTTGGTCCAGAAATGTACCAGCTTTTTGTAGGAATCAAACATATTTTTGACCCATTAAATATTTTTAATCCTGGCAAAAAGGTAGGCGGGACTATCAAATATCTTCAGGATCATCTCATAAAATAA